The following DNA comes from Hahella chejuensis KCTC 2396.
TCCAGATAGCGAAATTCCCCCCTAAAATCCCCCCTGGAGGAGATGGCGCAGGCTTATCCTCCTTGCTGGCGGCGCAGATCGGCGTATAAAAGATGAAAATACGCCCCCAGGGTCATCCCCAGGGGCGCTGAGAGGCCAGGTTGGAGGGAGTGCGTCAGTTGATGGCGTAGGAGCCGTAGCGCATGCGTTTGGCCAGTGTGACAGTGGCTTTTTCCGGGCTCATGCCGGGATCGTGCAGAAACTCGTGCAACACGGCGTAGAACTCTTCCTGCACCCGCGCGGTGGTGGCCATACCGTGGGCGATGCTGGGCAGCAAACCGCCGTTTTTCTCCGCCGCCAGAAAGTCCGCGCGGCTCAGGCGGGCGCAGTCGTCGAACTGGTCCAGGCTGACATCCCTGCGCGCAGGGATGGAGCCTTTTTTCAGATTGAACACATTCTGGAAAGTCTCGCTCATGATGGCGTCCGCCAGGTCCTGTTGCGCGGCTTGGGCGCTTTCAGATTTGAGCTGGAACATCACCAGCGTGTCGATGTTGTAGAGAAACTGGTTGGACGTGCCCGGCATGGGCGCGCAGAGGAAATCTTTACCGGCCTTCTGGCCCGCTTTTTCAAACTCGCCTTTGGCCCAGTCGCCCATGAACTGGAACGCGGCCTGACCATTGATGACCGCCTGGGTGGCGACGTTCCAGTCCTGGCTTTTCAGGTCAGTCTTGAAATAAGGCTGCAAGCGGCGGAATTGCGCCAGCACTTTGGTCATAGTGTCGCTTTTGATGACGCCATAGTCGTTCTCAACAAAAGCCAGCCGATAGAACTCTTCGCCGCCCACCGCCAGCGCGACGGACTCGAACACGGTGGCGTCCTGCCAGGACTGGTCGCCATGAGCGATGACCGGATAGCCTTTGGCTTGAATCTT
Coding sequences within:
- a CDS encoding ABC transporter substrate-binding protein, translating into MNKKTILLSLALCWQSQAATAGEVEVLHYWTSGGEAAAIDVLKDLVKKGGHTWRDFVVPGGGGESANAELKKRVIQGDPPASAMVKGPDIERWARLGFLQNLDELAQKQQWDEKLPPVIADVAKFRGHYVSTPVNVHRVNWMWINKRILDDVGVAVPTTWEEFETAAKKIQAKGYPVIAHGDQSWQDATVFESVALAVGGEEFYRLAFVENDYGVIKSDTMTKVLAQFRRLQPYFKTDLKSQDWNVATQAVINGQAAFQFMGDWAKGEFEKAGQKAGKDFLCAPMPGTSNQFLYNIDTLVMFQLKSESAQAAQQDLADAIMSETFQNVFNLKKGSIPARRDVSLDQFDDCARLSRADFLAAEKNGGLLPSIAHGMATTARVQEEFYAVLHEFLHDPGMSPEKATVTLAKRMRYGSYAIN